The Thalassotalea agarivorans region ATCATCAAACTCATTTTTGCTGAGCCGGTATCGCTTACTTTCACCAATCTGGTTGGCACTGATGATGAAGTGATAGTGAAGCTGGTTATCTTTTTCATCGTGCATCCCACCAAAAGCCAAACATCCGTTTGCTCTGGATTTGAGATATTGCTGTGCCAGGTCACGCAGGATTTCTTTTTGCTGTGCTTCAGACAGTTGCTTGCTACGGGTGACAGACAGCACTTCGTGATAAAGATAGTTACCACCTTTTCTTCGCCTGAGCAGGCTGGAGTTATCCATAAACTCATCCAGAATTTGCTCACGATTAACCCCAAAGCAGTTATGTGTGAAGTTGAATTTCACATCATTATCTTTGTCTCGCACTATGTAGTCGTAAAGCTGCTCAAAGCTTGGCTGCTTACGGGACATGCTTTTGATAATCATGGCTACTACTGGTTAAGTTCTCCTTCGATGAAGGCTTGTACTTTGGCATCCAAATCGCGCAGGTGTTGGAAAACGACTGCCTGATCGACCTCATGGAAAATATTGGTCTGATGGGCAATCTGATTGAGGTTGTTGGCTATATTCCGAATCAGGCGGTTATGCTCCTTCATGCCCTCCTCGAACTCAGGAGGGATGATGGTACTCCCGTCCAACTGAGCAAAAGCCAGTTCTCTGAGGTAGGTCGATGTCGGCTTTTTGAGCTTTTTCGCTCTGGCTTCCAGACGCTTGAAATCCTTCATTTCGAGCCGGACATTAACGTACTTATTTTGCTTGTCGTACTCCTTTCGATAGTCACGAAAGTAGTCTGATCTGCCTTCTTCGTTATCCATCTTGCCAACCTATTTAGGGTGTAAATAAAGGAAGTTTTTTGGCTTGTATAAGCCGCAAACCTGCTGGTTTGACATCCCTTAAATTCATGGGATGATTAACTTTCCTTATGTTCATTGTATGGATAACTGTAAAAACGCAAGTTTTTTTCAGGGGATTCAAAAGGGGATATTTTTTAAAACATCCCCTTTGTGGGTCTCCAGGGCAACGCCTTGGGCAAGTTGCGATTTACAGTAATATCTTTGATGTTACTATGTAAATTGCAATCTTGCCATGTGCTTACGCCCAAGTTATGTGAAGACTTCGTGAAGCGTGTTTTTTAACCCAGCTTGACAAGGTAATGCATTTGCATTACCATAAAGCATATAGGTTAATTTCAACGTAGGAGGTTTCATCATGGCTGAAATACTATATGCCGAAGCTACCCTGACTGAGCGTTATCAGAACACCGTTCCAGCGGCTGTGCGTAAAGCCCTGCACCTGGAAAAAGGAGATAAGGTTCGCTACGCCGTCAGCGATACTGGCGAAGTAAAACTATCGCGTGCCGACTCAGAACAAGCCGATCCTGTTATTGGTCAGTTCCTGAGCTTTCTGGCAGACGATATGCAAAATCACCCAGACCGACTGCAAGCTGTTACCCCTGCTTTGCGAGGTCGCATTGATGCGCTGGTTGGCGATATGGATGTTGATCTGGATGCACCGCTTTCTGAAGAGGACGAATAAATTTGTCTGATTCAGAAATGCTCGTTATAAATGGATGGACAATTTATGCCCATCCATTTTTTTTGGATCAGCTTGAAGAGCTGATTCAAAAGGTAGAAAGCCTGAAGGCGAAAGACCCAAAAGGCTACAAGAAGAAAAACGCGACCAAGCGTTTGGCTGCCATCAACAAACTGGCCTTTGAGAATATTCCTCAAGACCCGACAATGGATAAGTATCGCCAAGGCGATACGCTGGGTGGCGAATACAAACATTGGTTTCGCGATAAATTCTACCAGCAATACCGCCTGTTCTTTCGCTACCATAAAGAGGCAAAAATCATCATCTATGCCTGGGTGAATGACGACAAAACATTGAGAGCATACGATAGCAAAACAGATGCCTACAAAGTATTCGCTGGCATGCTAGATGATGGCAACCCACCCGATGATTGGGATGAACTATTGAAAGCAGCCAAGAAAGAACAGGCGCGCTTGGACAAAGCAATAAAAAAAGAGGGCTAAAATTCGCCCCCTAATATATTGCAGTAAATGTCTCGCGCTGTTTCTTCATAAGCCAGCCACGCCAGAAAGTTCTTTAAATCATTCTGACCAATCTCAGGCATGATTCATTGTTCTTCAAGCTCCATACGCCAATACTCAATTTCATCATAATGTTCATCGAAAAAAGCGTGAGTGTCATGGTAGCTGATCATCGATCAAATCATCCCTGACTGGCAACCATACTCCAGTAGGTTTTGAAAGAAATCATCAAATGATGAGTAACCGCTAGTAAGGGCTTCTTGAGCAACTATAGATTTAAGCCCAGCATCGCTATTAGCGATTTCAGTTAATGTTTTTATCGTGTCCATAAGCATACGATTAAATAATAAAGTGGGCATGGTAAATCGGGCAGCCTTTTCTTAGGCGATAGCCGCCGAGTCAAAGAACCGTTATTTCGCCAGAAATCGGTTATTGACTCGAAGAAACGCCCGATACCATTGCCAAGCTTTATGATTGTTTTTCTTGGATTCACCACCCCACACTGCCGGAGAACGCGAAGCAAAAAAGCCCAACCGCAAGGTCGGGCTTTTAATCTGATTGAAAGCCGCAAGCGATTGCTTACAGCTCGAAATCGAAAGCAACTTGCTCACCTGTTGAAATATTAATTTTATGGCATCCTGAACCAAGTTGTTGTGGTGGCGTTTTTTGAATTCCCTCCTCTGTTGGTGACAGGTGATCGCAAGTTGTGGATTTTGATGCTGTGAGTAGTGCTTGCATCCTTAGTCGGTATTCCCAGTTGTTAAGATAATGTGCTGGCGTTAGCCAGCGCTCTCTCATTTCCATCGACAGGGCATTACCAACGATGATTTCACCTGGAATATTCCAAAGACTAAGTTGCAAGTACGCCATCAGCGCAGCGACACGATTAATGTCGATACAACTGACCCAAAGCTTATCCGCAGGATTATGCTTATGACTTAACATGATTTTAGCGAAAGCTAAAACCATGCCGCCTGCGCCGCAGGCTGGTTCGCTTAGTGTGACAAAAGGCTTATCCAAATTTCGTAAACCATCCCCGTGCCCAATTTGAGCCATGAGTTCTGAAACCGCCGCAGGCGTAAAATACTGCCCGTTTTGCTCACTACCCAAACCAATTTCCATATACAAGCCTCCAAGAATGTCGGTCGGTTCTGGCTCCAATAACATCGTCAACAAACCTAACATCTCGCACATTCGTTGAATGTCCTCTGAATTGTAGGTATTGATAATGTTCAGGTATTCCGTCTCCAACTCTTCATTCATATTGACTGCATTATGAATTGCGATTGCTGAGGTCGTTACAAAATCCCTAAAGACATCATGGCGATGTCTTTCAAGTGCGATACCCCTAAACAATGTTAGGAATTCAGACCGCATTGCTGACGGTGAGAGTGAGTTTTTTTCCATTAGTGACTCCATTAAAAATGAAGCGCACCGCTGGCACCAAGCCAGCATTGCGCTGACTTGATTTGCCGAAAATCTTCGGCACCCACGTTTCAGTTATCCATCACATGAATGATGAATAACTGAAACATAGGATGGAGGATTTATTTTTTACCTTATTGAGAAACTGTACTTTGTCAAATTTTAATAAAATGCAGTCTCTGTATTTATTAAATGTTCTTATCCTATGTATTAAATGATGTACTCATTTTTTGTGTGACTGCTATGCTAGCCAAAAACTGATTACTTATTTCCGTAAAGAGTCGTGATGATTGGCACAAGGAATCTTACTGGCTGGCGAAAAGTATCTAACCGGCTGACACAAACTGTCGTGCGTTCTCTGGTCTATACTCGCAGCCTTTATCGCAGGGTTTAATCCAGCCATAACCTAGAGAGTGCGCAACTCGATGAAGCACAATACTAAAGTATTTTGCTTTGCTTCTTACGCCTCAATCCCGATACCGTTCTTTGAATTCACCTAGCGCACGGTGAATTGCATTTTCGCTATAGTGAAGTGCAAACTTTTTATAGAGCGAAAGATTTTCTTTGCCTCATACGACTTCGTAAATTTGTGACGCAAGGTAGCTGACGATTGCAGGGTCAGAATTTTTGATAGGCAAACTAACAGATTGTTGAGGCTTAGACAGGCTTCACTTAACGGTTCTAAATCGGCACTTCCAGTCTGCACCGTCAGACGTTTTTAAAATATCAATTTTAAGAATACTAAGGGTTGAAAGCATCTTACCATCCAGTGAAGCCTTAAAATCTTCAAGCAAGGTTTTACGCTTGCTTTTGTAAGCATAACGGCTTGCACTTAAATTCAAATCATCGACCAGATTCCTGGCCGTTCTTTCATAGATACCGTTCTTTACCAAAAACAGGTCAACCATATCGTAAAGCACCCGTTGTACGGGTGAGTTGATTGAGTGCCTGACACTCAAATTCATAGGGGCTGTTTTTTTGTTTCTGAGATTCTCGATGATCCTATCATCGAATTGAATCTCACAGGTTTGGTCAAACTGAGTTGAAGCAGAGCTTCGTTCAGACGGGCTGCTGTAATTGTACTGATTCAGAATATGCTGATTCTTCACCGTTTGCGGTGATGACTCATCCGCATAAAAAGACAGCACCCAACTAATCGTGGTTTTATATAGACAGTCCAACTCTTCAGAAACAATTTTTGACCATTTTCCGTTAGATGGTACGCCCATGTATTTGATGATTTCGTTGATAGAAGTTGTGATGATGCCTTCAGTCATTCATCGCTCATAAAAAATCTGTGTGAGAGCCAGATAGACTTCTTTAGTTCTGTCGGTATAACAACGATTTGCCTTGGATGGCTCGATCACGATTTTTCAGACCGCCTTCAGGCTGTCTGGCAACTTTATCTTGAACGCCTTTTCTCTGACCAGATTCAATCACCTGGACTTTCTATGAGGAAAGATAAAGTTGCTGAATTTTTCCAGATTCAGCTCTGGTCGAATAATGGTAATAACCTCATTTTCTGAAAGACTGATTTGTTCAATATGTGAGATTTGTCTTTCCAAAGGTTTGGTTAAGCAAGGAACTATCTTATTCGCTGTTTTATTCATAGGGGGATGATTAGAAAATAAGCCTGCGACACTTTGTGCCAAACCCATCTTACTTATTTCGGATTAAAAGCAAGCTTAATCCGTTGACAGTTGCTTAAACTGTTATTTAACTAGGCTCAGGGAGCAATCATTTTGCCTTTAGGTAGCAAAAACGGTATTTTTATTAGATGGAGCCACCTTTTTCTGAACAGCTATGCCAGATTGCCGACAGTATGGGAATCGCAATGTATCAGCGATTTACCATCGCTGAGGCAGCACTGTTTTTGCGTTGTCCAGTTTCCGACCTTGAAGAGCTGATCAACAACAATAGCATCTCATTTATTCAGGTTACAAAAACGGAAATTAACTTTTTTGGCTTTCAATTGCTCGAACACTTACTTGGAAACGTCAACGAAGCACCCACACCAAAAACGCAAACCGCCCACGCCCAAAGTGAAGATAGAATTATGCGAATTCAGGAAATCATAGAAATCACTGGCGTGTCTCGAAGCACTATTTGGAGAATGGAGCGCCGAGGTGAATTTCCTTCAAGGGTTCCGCTGGGAGCAAGCAGTATCGGCTGGTTAAAAAGCGATATCGATACCTGGCTTAAAACAAAGAAAGAGTAA contains the following coding sequences:
- a CDS encoding plasmid mobilization protein — encoded protein: MDNEEGRSDYFRDYRKEYDKQNKYVNVRLEMKDFKRLEARAKKLKKPTSTYLRELAFAQLDGSTIIPPEFEEGMKEHNRLIRNIANNLNQIAHQTNIFHEVDQAVVFQHLRDLDAKVQAFIEGELNQ
- a CDS encoding N-6 DNA methylase, translating into MEKNSLSPSAMRSEFLTLFRGIALERHRHDVFRDFVTTSAIAIHNAVNMNEELETEYLNIINTYNSEDIQRMCEMLGLLTMLLEPEPTDILGGLYMEIGLGSEQNGQYFTPAAVSELMAQIGHGDGLRNLDKPFVTLSEPACGAGGMVLAFAKIMLSHKHNPADKLWVSCIDINRVAALMAYLQLSLWNIPGEIIVGNALSMEMRERWLTPAHYLNNWEYRLRMQALLTASKSTTCDHLSPTEEGIQKTPPQQLGSGCHKINISTGEQVAFDFEL
- a CDS encoding type II toxin-antitoxin system YhaV family toxin, giving the protein MLVINGWTIYAHPFFLDQLEELIQKVESLKAKDPKGYKKKNATKRLAAINKLAFENIPQDPTMDKYRQGDTLGGEYKHWFRDKFYQQYRLFFRYHKEAKIIIYAWVNDDKTLRAYDSKTDAYKVFAGMLDDGNPPDDWDELLKAAKKEQARLDKAIKKEG
- a CDS encoding helix-turn-helix transcriptional regulator, producing the protein MEPPFSEQLCQIADSMGIAMYQRFTIAEAALFLRCPVSDLEELINNNSISFIQVTKTEINFFGFQLLEHLLGNVNEAPTPKTQTAHAQSEDRIMRIQEIIEITGVSRSTIWRMERRGEFPSRVPLGASSIGWLKSDIDTWLKTKKE
- a CDS encoding type II toxin-antitoxin system PrlF family antitoxin, coding for MAEILYAEATLTERYQNTVPAAVRKALHLEKGDKVRYAVSDTGEVKLSRADSEQADPVIGQFLSFLADDMQNHPDRLQAVTPALRGRIDALVGDMDVDLDAPLSEEDE